A window of Hyperolius riggenbachi isolate aHypRig1 chromosome 1, aHypRig1.pri, whole genome shotgun sequence contains these coding sequences:
- the UBQLN1 gene encoding ubiquilin-1 has protein sequence MSDPPASSSSSASSDSPRIIKVTVKTPKEKEEFAVPESSSVREFKEDISKRFKSNTDQLVLIFAGKILKDQDTLSQHGINDGLTVHLVIKTQNKSQPAASASTSTSQPNSPSSPASTSTTSSSTTTSSTTTNTPFGVGGLGGLAGLSSLGMNASNFSELQSQMQRQLMSNPEMMVQIMENPFVQSMLSNPDLMRQLIMANPQMQQLIQRNPEISHMLNNPDIMRQTLELARNPAMMQEMMRNQDRALSNLESIPGGYNALRRMYTDIQEPMLNAAQEQFGGNPFASLMGNSPNSGNPPSRTENRDPLPNPWAPQSGSSSSSSSSSSSSGGGGNQTGSSGGGNATPTPGSTLPNLTSGLGTGIFNTPGMQSLMQQITENPQLMQNMLSAPYMRNMMQSLSQNPELAAQMMQNNPLFAGNPQLQDQMRQQLPIFLQQMQNPETLSAMSNPRAMQALLQIQQGLQTLATEAPSLVPGSTAFGGLGGSPAPPPSTTVPTPGPTENSSPLSGISEPGHQQFIQQMLQALSGANPQIQNPEIRFQQQLEQLSAMGFLNREANVQALIATGGDINAAIERLLGSQPS, from the exons ATGTCTGATCCCCCcgcttcatcctcctccagtgcctCCTCCGACTCACCGAGGATCATCAAAGTCACAGTGAAGACCCCTAAAGAGAAGGAGGAGTTCGCTGTGCCAGAGAGCAGCAGCGTCCGAGAG TTTAAGGAGGACATATCAAAACGCTTCAAATCCAACACAGATCAGCTTGTGTTGATATTTGCCGGGAAAATTTTAAAGGACCAGGACACACTCAGTCAGCATGGCATCAATGACGGGCTTACAGTCCATCTTGTCATCAAAACACAGAATAA GTCCCAGCCTGCTGCTTCTGCTTCTACTTCTACTTCACAACCCAACAGCCCCAGCAGTCCAGCATCCACTTCTACAACTTCCAGCAGTACAACTACCAGCTCGACAACCACAAATACTCCTTTTGGCGTAG GAGGGCTTGGCGGCCTGGCAGGACTCAGTAGCTTGGGAATGAATGCATCAAACTTCTCTGAGCTGCAGAGCCAAATGCAGAGACAACTTATGTCCAACCCAGAGATGATGGTTCAGATCATGGAAAATCCATTTGTACAGAGCATGCTGTCTAACCCTGATTTGATGCGACAACTAATAATGGCCAATCCACAAATGCAGCAATTAATCCAGAGAAATCCAGAGATCAGTCACATGCTCAATAATCCAGATATAATGCGACAA ACTCTAGAACTGGCCAGAAATCCAGCAATGATGCAAGAGATGATGAGGAATCAAGACCGAGCATTAAGCAATCTAGAAAGTATTCCTGGAGGCTACAATGCTTTGCGCAGAATGTACACAGACATTCAGGAGCCTATGCTAAATGCAGCGCAAGAACAG TTCGGTGGTAACCCATTTGCATCACTAATGGGCAACTCTCCAAATTCTGGAAACCCACCATCAAGAACAGAGAATAGAGATCCATTGCCCAACCCCTGGGCTCCTCAGTCAGGTTCATCATCTTcctcatcctcatcatcctcatcctcaggAGGCGGAGGCAACCAGACTGGAAGCAGTGGTGGAGGAAACGCCACGCCTACACCTGGCTCCACTTTACCAAATCTTACGTCCGGTTTGGGAA CTGGGATTTTCAATACACCTGGTATGCAGAGTCTGATGCAACAAATAACTGAAAATCCACAGCTGATGCAGAATATGCTGTCTGCCCCTTACATGAGAAACATGATGCAGTCTCTTAGCCAGAATCCAGAACTTGCAGCACAG ATGATGCAGAATAATCCGCTTTTTGCTGGAAATCCTCAACTTCAAGATCAAATGAGACAGCAGCTGCCAATTTTCTTACAACAG ATGCAGAATCCAGAaaccctgtctgccatgtccaatCCCAGGGCAATGCAAGCCTTATTACAAATTCAGCAGGGACTTCAGACCTTGGCTACCGAAGCCCCTTCACTGGTTCCAGG TTCTACTGCATTTGGAGGTTTAGGAGGCAGTCCTgctcccccaccctccacaaccgtGCCCACCCCTGGACCAACTGAAAACTCCAGTCCTTTATCTGGAATCTCTGAACCAGGGCACCagcagtttatacagcaaatgCTGCAAGCCCTGTCTGGTGCTAATCCACAG